Proteins encoded by one window of Emticicia oligotrophica DSM 17448:
- a CDS encoding 3-keto-disaccharide hydrolase — MKKILVVMLTVGVFSYTQAQKEQWKSLFNGKDLKGWVQRGGKATYVVENGEIVGTTVKDTPNSFLCTEKDYGDFILELDLKLDDEMNGGVQFRSLSKPDYQNGRVHGYQMEVDPSPRAWSGAIYDEGRRDWLYIPNINPEGKKAFKPIGQWNKYRIEAIGSTIRTFINGVPTAHLIDDMTDKGFIALQVHSIYGPMKEGMKIRWKNIRIQTENLKPSPLDNCPVVNLLLNNLSEQEKAQGFKMLFNGKDFTGWRAVHGTEMPKQHWAVVDGTINVSPSDGSETGNDIVTNEQFGAFELVFEFKLTEGANSGVKYFVNEAFDSNGKSGIGLEFQVLDDEKHPDAKMGAVGNRTLASLYDLIPSYKIDKDLKMDRRFIKKIGDWNQGRVIVFPNNIVQHWLNGFKVVEYERKSNVFNALVARSKYKDYNGFGAGDKGNILLQDHGNNVSFRNIKIRELK, encoded by the coding sequence ATGAAAAAAATTCTTGTAGTTATGCTCACAGTAGGGGTATTTTCATATACGCAAGCCCAAAAAGAGCAATGGAAAAGCTTATTCAATGGTAAAGATTTAAAAGGATGGGTTCAGCGTGGAGGCAAAGCGACCTATGTTGTAGAAAATGGTGAAATCGTGGGTACAACCGTAAAAGACACTCCAAACTCATTTCTCTGCACCGAAAAAGATTACGGCGACTTTATTCTTGAATTAGACCTGAAATTAGATGATGAAATGAACGGTGGTGTACAGTTCCGTAGCCTTTCAAAGCCTGATTATCAGAATGGTAGAGTTCATGGCTATCAGATGGAAGTTGACCCTTCTCCTAGAGCTTGGTCAGGAGCTATTTATGATGAAGGACGTCGTGACTGGTTATATATTCCAAACATTAACCCTGAGGGTAAAAAAGCCTTCAAACCAATCGGGCAATGGAATAAATATCGCATTGAAGCAATTGGTAGCACTATTCGTACTTTTATCAACGGAGTGCCAACAGCTCATTTAATTGATGACATGACAGATAAAGGTTTTATCGCCTTACAGGTTCATTCAATCTATGGCCCAATGAAAGAAGGAATGAAAATTCGTTGGAAAAACATCAGAATTCAAACCGAAAATCTCAAGCCAAGTCCGTTGGATAATTGTCCAGTTGTAAATTTACTTTTGAATAATCTTTCGGAACAAGAAAAAGCACAAGGTTTCAAAATGCTTTTCAATGGTAAAGATTTCACGGGTTGGAGAGCCGTTCACGGAACCGAAATGCCAAAACAACATTGGGCAGTGGTTGACGGAACAATCAATGTTAGTCCGTCTGATGGTTCTGAAACTGGAAACGATATCGTAACAAACGAACAATTTGGAGCATTTGAGTTAGTTTTTGAATTTAAGCTCACCGAAGGAGCAAACTCTGGAGTAAAATATTTCGTAAACGAAGCTTTTGATTCTAACGGAAAATCGGGTATAGGGCTTGAATTCCAAGTACTTGATGACGAAAAACACCCCGATGCAAAAATGGGTGCAGTTGGAAATCGTACGTTGGCGAGTTTATACGATTTGATTCCTTCATATAAAATCGACAAAGACTTGAAAATGGACAGACGTTTCATCAAGAAAATTGGCGATTGGAATCAAGGTCGTGTGATTGTTTTTCCAAATAATATCGTTCAGCACTGGCTAAATGGCTTCAAAGTAGTTGAATATGAGCGTAAGAGCAATGTTTTCAATGCATTGGTAGCTCGAAGCAAATACAAGGATTATAATGGTTTTGGAGCGGGGGATAAAGGAAATATTTTGCTTCAAGACCACGGCAATAATGTTTCGTTTAGAAATATCAAAATCCGTGAATTGAAATAA
- a CDS encoding glycoside hydrolase family 3 protein, giving the protein MRKIHFIGVFLFCTTVGYAQKPVQPTLGYRSVKTLKVNGLEFKDLNKNDKLDKYEDWRLPQEARIKDLISQMTLEEKIGFMLISTTRMAGDNVFQANAPKTEISSGFNEEDLVQPTNMFTRKPLAVPILSAAGTTKAVNQIHQRHFILRANTSAKIMAEWSNNLQALCENSRLGIPAIVASNPRNHVTTDASVGLSVGTTVFSRWPGELGLAAMRDLKLTREFAEIAAKEWASVGLRKGYMYMADLATEPRWQRVEGTFGEDADLAASMTREIVLGFQGIKLNKNSIALTTKHFPGGGPQEGGQDSHFDWGKYAHYPGGMFEYHVKPFKAAIDAGTSSIMPYYSAPKDKSMEAVGFSYNKAIIQDLLRKKLGFKGIINSDTGPIDMMPWGVENLTITERYKKALDAGVDIFSGGADPALLLETVKKGMVTEERINESIAKLLKEKFDLGLFENPYVDVENAVKTVGNAEFQKKADLALRKSIVLLRNDENVLPISKKADGGRTKVYFETYKESGGRGQAQTSAINVNKPTIQNVNIEFVSTKEEADVVLLWLIPSGGGLFSSGGQPIELSLSKNKIDVAHVNEILNAKPTILAINFTNPWVIDEIDKGKAKTILATFGTTQDALLDIVSGAFNPTGKLPFTIPISEKAVQENKSDVPGYLEPNYALFKFGAGLSYK; this is encoded by the coding sequence ATGAGAAAAATACATTTTATTGGAGTTTTTCTGTTTTGTACAACAGTTGGTTATGCCCAAAAACCCGTACAACCCACATTGGGGTATCGCTCAGTAAAGACATTGAAAGTCAACGGTTTAGAATTTAAAGACCTCAATAAAAACGATAAACTTGATAAATACGAAGATTGGCGTTTACCGCAAGAAGCTCGCATCAAAGATTTGATTTCGCAGATGACGCTTGAGGAAAAAATCGGCTTCATGCTCATCAGTACCACTCGTATGGCTGGCGATAATGTCTTTCAGGCAAATGCACCAAAAACAGAAATTTCGAGCGGTTTTAACGAAGAAGATTTAGTGCAGCCTACTAATATGTTTACTCGTAAGCCATTGGCTGTGCCTATATTGTCGGCGGCGGGTACGACAAAAGCGGTCAATCAGATTCACCAAAGGCACTTTATATTAAGAGCAAATACGAGTGCCAAAATAATGGCCGAGTGGTCGAATAATTTACAGGCTTTGTGCGAAAACTCACGTTTGGGGATTCCTGCCATTGTTGCCTCGAATCCACGAAACCACGTTACAACTGATGCTTCAGTTGGTTTGAGTGTTGGCACAACAGTTTTCTCAAGATGGCCTGGTGAATTAGGTTTAGCAGCCATGCGAGATTTGAAACTGACTCGTGAGTTTGCCGAAATTGCCGCCAAAGAATGGGCTTCGGTGGGCTTACGCAAAGGTTATATGTACATGGCTGATTTGGCAACCGAGCCACGTTGGCAGCGTGTAGAAGGAACTTTTGGCGAAGATGCCGACCTTGCCGCCAGCATGACCAGAGAAATTGTACTCGGTTTTCAAGGCATAAAGTTGAATAAAAACTCAATCGCATTGACAACCAAGCATTTCCCTGGTGGTGGCCCACAGGAAGGCGGACAAGATTCGCATTTCGATTGGGGAAAATACGCTCATTACCCAGGTGGAATGTTTGAGTATCATGTAAAACCTTTCAAGGCGGCCATTGATGCAGGCACTTCTTCAATTATGCCTTATTATTCGGCTCCGAAAGATAAAAGCATGGAAGCAGTAGGTTTTTCATATAATAAAGCAATTATTCAAGATTTGTTACGCAAAAAACTCGGTTTCAAAGGTATTATTAATTCTGACACTGGCCCAATTGACATGATGCCGTGGGGAGTTGAAAACCTTACAATTACCGAACGCTACAAGAAAGCACTCGATGCTGGCGTAGATATTTTTTCTGGCGGAGCAGACCCTGCTCTTTTGCTCGAAACGGTAAAGAAAGGAATGGTTACGGAAGAAAGAATCAATGAGTCGATTGCTAAATTATTGAAAGAAAAGTTTGATTTAGGGTTATTTGAAAATCCTTATGTGGATGTAGAAAATGCGGTAAAAACGGTTGGAAATGCTGAATTTCAGAAAAAAGCAGATTTAGCCCTCAGAAAATCAATTGTTTTACTCAGAAATGATGAAAATGTTTTACCGATTTCAAAGAAAGCAGATGGTGGCCGAACAAAGGTGTATTTTGAAACTTACAAAGAAAGTGGCGGTAGAGGACAAGCTCAAACATCGGCAATCAATGTAAATAAGCCAACTATTCAAAACGTAAACATCGAATTTGTTTCGACCAAAGAAGAAGCCGATGTTGTATTGCTTTGGTTGATTCCGAGCGGTGGCGGCTTGTTTAGTTCGGGTGGGCAACCTATTGAATTGAGTCTTTCAAAGAACAAAATTGATGTAGCTCATGTGAATGAAATTTTGAACGCAAAACCAACCATTTTGGCTATCAACTTTACAAATCCGTGGGTAATTGATGAAATTGACAAAGGCAAAGCCAAAACCATTTTAGCAACTTTTGGAACAACCCAAGATGCACTTTTGGATATTGTAAGCGGAGCATTTAACCCAACAGGAAAGTTGCCTTTTACGATACCAATTTCCGAAAAAGCCGTACAGGAAAACAAATCTGATGTACCGGGTTATCTGGAGCCAAATTATGCTCTATTCAAATTCGGTGCTGGACTAAGTTATAAGTGA
- a CDS encoding sugar phosphate isomerase/epimerase family protein translates to MNRRDFITQASLLAASSMFSLEALAAKAKHKIAYSAITWNGNDLVAIGDIAALGFKGIQLRANTYAPFKDKPQELKDTLDKNKLALAMFSSGNVGIQDDISKDIETHLNHAKFIKALGGKSLQITNTSRPKDRLPTTDELKKYAKNMSEVAKVVKGETGIQPAYHNHMHQLGETPEEVDIIFNEMNHDYILALLDVAHYTQGGGNAAEAVLKYKDIIYATHIKDTKPVESKSGYQFVELGQGRVDFPSIFANLDKIKFKGWNIIELDSVPVKGRTALECGQTSKKYLESIKVSF, encoded by the coding sequence ATGAACAGAAGAGATTTTATCACCCAAGCCTCTCTATTGGCGGCCTCGTCAATGTTTTCACTCGAAGCTTTAGCAGCAAAAGCCAAACACAAAATTGCGTATTCGGCCATTACTTGGAATGGAAATGATTTAGTAGCCATTGGCGATATTGCCGCTTTAGGTTTCAAAGGTATTCAGCTAAGAGCCAATACTTATGCCCCTTTCAAAGATAAACCACAAGAATTAAAGGATACCCTTGATAAAAATAAATTGGCTTTAGCCATGTTTTCAAGTGGAAATGTGGGAATTCAAGATGATATTTCGAAAGATATTGAAACACACCTCAATCATGCTAAATTTATAAAAGCACTTGGAGGTAAATCTTTACAAATAACCAATACTTCTCGTCCAAAAGATAGACTCCCAACAACAGATGAGTTGAAGAAATATGCTAAAAACATGAGTGAAGTGGCAAAAGTTGTGAAAGGCGAAACGGGTATTCAACCTGCTTACCATAATCATATGCACCAACTTGGCGAAACACCAGAAGAAGTAGATATTATCTTCAATGAAATGAACCACGATTATATTTTGGCTTTATTAGATGTAGCTCACTACACACAAGGGGGTGGTAATGCTGCCGAAGCAGTATTGAAATATAAAGATATCATCTATGCTACTCACATAAAAGATACCAAACCAGTAGAAAGTAAATCGGGTTATCAGTTTGTAGAGTTAGGTCAAGGACGTGTTGACTTTCCTTCGATTTTTGCCAACTTAGATAAAATCAAATTTAAGGGCTGGAATATCATCGAACTCGATTCTGTACCAGTGAAAGGACGCACGGCTCTCGAATGTGGACAAACCAGCAAAAAATATTTAGAATCTATCAAAGTTAGCTTCTAA
- a CDS encoding Gfo/Idh/MocA family protein, whose product MTTRRDFIIKSVIASAGVAVGGSAFAKPTGSFSAKSYGKIIGANDRVRVGCVGFSDRHRASHVGPFKELSKGMNFEMVALSDLWNRRREEGKAYLDKQLGSDVKVFRNNEELYNSKMVDAVFISTADFQHALHTIEAVKAGCDTYTEKPLAETMEDNRAVLKAVKESGKIVQIGSQRRSGENYFAAEDFIKSGKFGPIVMVELMWNVNQPGRWRRPELVKDLKESDVDWKRYLMNRPMVPFDPRKYLEYRLFWPYSSGIPGQWMSHQIDTVHWFSGLPHPRSVVANGGIYQWKDGRTNADTLTVVFDYGPLNDPSTGFQVQFTSRFSNAAGDTKELYYSNGGMINLDTNEISDTGGLREREASAMGLKANLLPKIKLEGQKVESGANTGGDPLTFNHIKNWMECVRSRKTPHAPIEAGYSHSIATIMSNAAYRTGLKVTFDTKTQEVLAGGKPFKY is encoded by the coding sequence ATGACAACTCGTAGAGACTTTATTATCAAGTCGGTTATTGCAAGTGCGGGGGTAGCCGTTGGCGGCTCAGCTTTTGCAAAACCAACAGGCAGTTTTTCGGCCAAAAGTTATGGCAAAATCATTGGTGCCAATGACCGTGTTCGTGTAGGTTGTGTAGGTTTCTCTGACCGCCACCGTGCCTCACACGTAGGGCCATTCAAAGAGCTTTCAAAAGGCATGAACTTTGAAATGGTAGCACTTTCTGACCTATGGAATCGCCGTCGTGAAGAAGGGAAAGCTTATCTTGATAAGCAATTAGGTAGTGATGTGAAGGTTTTCCGTAACAACGAAGAACTTTACAACTCTAAAATGGTTGATGCCGTATTTATCTCAACTGCCGATTTTCAACACGCTTTGCACACAATCGAGGCGGTAAAAGCGGGTTGCGATACTTACACCGAAAAACCATTGGCCGAAACAATGGAAGATAACCGTGCAGTATTGAAGGCAGTAAAAGAATCGGGTAAAATCGTGCAGATTGGTTCACAACGCCGTAGTGGAGAAAACTACTTTGCGGCGGAAGATTTCATTAAATCTGGTAAATTTGGCCCAATCGTGATGGTTGAGCTAATGTGGAACGTAAACCAACCAGGCCGTTGGAGAAGACCAGAATTAGTAAAAGATTTGAAAGAATCGGATGTTGATTGGAAACGCTATTTAATGAATCGTCCGATGGTTCCATTCGACCCACGTAAATACTTAGAATATCGTTTATTCTGGCCTTATTCTTCGGGTATTCCTGGTCAATGGATGAGCCACCAAATTGATACTGTTCACTGGTTCTCGGGCTTGCCACACCCACGTAGCGTAGTAGCCAACGGTGGAATTTACCAATGGAAAGATGGCCGTACAAACGCCGATACACTTACAGTAGTATTCGATTACGGCCCATTAAACGACCCATCAACGGGCTTCCAAGTACAATTCACAAGTCGTTTCTCAAACGCTGCGGGAGATACCAAAGAATTATACTACTCAAATGGTGGTATGATTAACCTCGACACCAACGAGATTTCGGATACTGGTGGCTTACGTGAGCGTGAAGCATCAGCAATGGGCTTGAAGGCTAACTTGTTGCCAAAAATTAAACTTGAAGGACAAAAAGTTGAGTCAGGTGCAAATACTGGTGGCGACCCACTGACATTCAATCACATCAAAAACTGGATGGAATGTGTACGTAGCCGCAAAACTCCGCACGCTCCAATCGAAGCGGGATATTCGCACTCAATCGCTACAATCATGTCGAATGCAGCTTACCGCACTGGCTTGAAAGTAACGTTTGATACAAAAACACAAGAAGTATTGGCTGGCGGAAAACCGTTTAAGTATTAA
- a CDS encoding long-chain-fatty-acid--CoA ligase: MFNLSTVLEHHARNSSNKEALIFADKRITFSQLDAAANQIANGLVSLGIGYGDKVALTCPNLPYFPMIYFGILKTGATVVPLSVLLKRHEIAYHLQDSDAKAYFCFVGTPEMPMGQEGHAGFEMADSCEHFFMITPAFTDASPIEATQTMGMLMAGKSPVFQSYFTSPDDTAVIIYTSGTTGRPKGAELTHSNLFLNANLSKDLQKLNYEDVSMLVLPLFHIFGQVVCMIASIYRGATAVLVPRFDAEMVLSLIQKEKVTHFAGVPTMYWGLLSFPGADKFDTSSLSMCLSGGAALPVQVLKDFEAKYNVPILEGYGMSEGSPVVTFNHPDRVRKPGSVGTPVWGVEVCIKDENGKELGNNEKGELCYRGHNVMKGYYKRPDATAESIKNGWLHSGDIAIRDDDGYYFIVDRTKDMIIRGGYNVYPREVEEVMMQHSAISMVAVIGVPSDEYGEEIKACVVLKPDDQITEQELIVWTKERIASYKYPRVVEFMSSLPMGASGKILKRELRK; the protein is encoded by the coding sequence ATGTTTAACTTATCAACAGTTTTAGAACATCACGCTCGAAACTCTTCAAATAAAGAGGCTCTCATATTTGCCGATAAACGAATTACATTTTCCCAACTCGATGCCGCAGCCAACCAAATTGCTAATGGATTGGTTTCACTTGGTATTGGTTATGGAGATAAAGTAGCTCTTACGTGTCCAAACTTACCGTATTTTCCGATGATCTATTTCGGAATCCTAAAAACAGGGGCAACCGTTGTACCATTGAGTGTGTTGTTGAAACGTCATGAAATAGCTTATCACTTGCAAGATTCTGATGCAAAGGCTTATTTCTGTTTTGTGGGTACGCCTGAAATGCCAATGGGGCAAGAAGGACATGCAGGTTTTGAAATGGCTGATTCTTGTGAACATTTTTTTATGATTACACCAGCCTTTACCGATGCTTCTCCAATTGAAGCAACACAAACAATGGGAATGTTGATGGCAGGAAAATCTCCTGTTTTTCAGAGTTATTTTACTTCGCCAGATGATACTGCTGTAATTATTTATACTTCTGGAACAACGGGGCGTCCGAAAGGGGCTGAACTTACACATTCGAATTTATTCTTAAATGCTAATCTAAGCAAAGACCTTCAGAAACTTAATTACGAAGATGTGAGCATGTTGGTGCTACCACTTTTCCATATTTTCGGTCAAGTAGTTTGTATGATTGCTAGTATCTATCGTGGAGCAACGGCCGTATTAGTGCCACGTTTTGATGCTGAAATGGTTTTAAGTTTAATTCAAAAAGAAAAGGTTACGCATTTTGCTGGCGTGCCAACTATGTATTGGGGACTTTTGAGTTTTCCAGGAGCTGATAAATTCGACACTAGCTCGCTTAGCATGTGTTTATCGGGCGGAGCTGCCTTGCCAGTACAGGTACTAAAAGATTTCGAGGCTAAATATAATGTGCCTATTTTAGAAGGATACGGAATGTCAGAAGGCTCACCAGTTGTTACATTCAATCACCCAGACCGAGTACGTAAACCAGGTTCGGTAGGAACACCAGTTTGGGGAGTGGAGGTTTGTATAAAGGATGAAAATGGAAAAGAACTTGGTAACAACGAAAAAGGTGAACTTTGTTATCGCGGACACAACGTAATGAAAGGATATTATAAACGCCCTGATGCTACTGCTGAGAGTATTAAAAATGGTTGGTTACATTCGGGTGATATTGCCATCAGAGATGATGATGGGTATTATTTTATCGTTGACCGCACCAAAGATATGATTATTCGTGGTGGTTATAATGTGTACCCACGTGAGGTAGAAGAGGTAATGATGCAACATTCGGCTATTTCGATGGTGGCCGTAATTGGCGTACCAAGCGACGAATATGGTGAAGAAATAAAGGCTTGCGTGGTGCTAAAACCCGATGATCAAATAACGGAACAAGAATTAATTGTTTGGACAAAAGAACGCATTGCATCCTATAAATATCCTCGTGTAGTAGAATTTATGAGTAGCTTACCAATGGGGGCTTCTGGGAAGATTTTGAAGAGGGAATTGAGGAAGTAA
- a CDS encoding NADH:flavin oxidoreductase/NADH oxidase, whose product MVIVDIYEQNMIEPINLFSPLVIKGISLKNRIVMSPMCQYSATDGFANDWHFAHLSSRAVGGAGLIFSEAMAVSPEGRISAGDLGIWSDEHIAPLRRITNFIHQQGAIAGVQLAHAGYKASSAVPWEGGKYISEMQGGWLPVSPSTTLLTDRKSFSKELTKTEIEQIVINFKNAAQRALEAGFKIIEVHAAHGYLLNEFLSPLSNKRVDEFGGSFENRIRVLLMVLESVKEVLPEETPLFVRISATDWQQNGWTIQDSIKLAKILAKVGVDLVDCSSGGFVAPSEIPIAPNYQLPFAERIKTEVDIKTGAVGLITSAIQANEIISSGKADLVFLGRELLRNPYFPQQAASELGFEMELPNQYLRGKK is encoded by the coding sequence ATGGTTATTGTAGATATTTATGAACAGAACATGATAGAGCCGATAAACCTTTTTTCTCCCTTGGTAATAAAAGGGATTTCTCTAAAAAACCGAATAGTTATGTCGCCCATGTGCCAGTATAGTGCTACTGATGGTTTTGCGAATGACTGGCATTTTGCACATTTAAGTAGTAGAGCCGTTGGTGGAGCAGGGTTAATCTTTTCAGAAGCCATGGCAGTTTCGCCCGAAGGACGAATTTCGGCTGGTGATTTAGGTATTTGGTCTGATGAACACATTGCACCGCTTCGCCGAATAACCAACTTTATTCATCAGCAAGGTGCAATAGCGGGTGTACAATTAGCACACGCTGGCTATAAGGCCAGTTCGGCAGTGCCGTGGGAAGGGGGAAAATATATTTCAGAAATGCAAGGTGGTTGGTTGCCAGTTTCACCAAGTACAACATTGCTGACGGATAGGAAGAGTTTTTCGAAGGAATTAACCAAAACTGAAATTGAACAAATTGTAATTAATTTTAAAAATGCTGCTCAACGAGCCCTCGAGGCAGGATTTAAAATAATAGAGGTACATGCCGCTCATGGCTATTTATTGAATGAGTTTCTTTCACCTTTAAGTAATAAAAGAGTAGATGAATTTGGTGGTAGTTTTGAAAACCGAATTCGAGTTTTATTGATGGTGCTCGAAAGTGTGAAAGAAGTTTTACCTGAAGAAACACCTTTATTTGTTAGAATTTCGGCGACTGATTGGCAGCAGAATGGTTGGACTATTCAAGATTCGATAAAATTGGCAAAAATTTTAGCTAAGGTAGGAGTTGATTTGGTCGATTGTTCTTCGGGTGGTTTTGTTGCTCCGAGTGAAATACCGATTGCTCCCAATTATCAATTACCATTTGCCGAAAGAATAAAAACCGAAGTAGATATAAAAACAGGGGCAGTTGGTTTGATAACATCAGCCATTCAAGCCAATGAAATTATTAGTTCTGGAAAAGCAGATTTGGTGTTTTTAGGCAGAGAATTACTGCGAAATCCTTACTTTCCGCAGCAAGCAGCTTCGGAATTGGGTTTTGAAATGGAATTACCCAATCAGTATTTGAGAGGTAAAAAATAA
- a CDS encoding RagB/SusD family nutrient uptake outer membrane protein translates to MKLKNILKPIKIFGIAALLCTTQSCKDLLDETVVSGIGNDYMNTPKGFEDAVKSAYSSLRYYYATQQGLTLTEYGTDIYATGADGSYKGFHFYDTQLQPTVDYLINTWDELYRGINTCNAIIDRAPKATVADAIKARRVAEAKFLRAHYYYILHQQFGGVDLRLSETLAPTKETKRATDAEMYAAIIKDLNDAIPALEAKAQATDYGRATKPAAETLLAKVYLAKAYSSVKAADDFAKAAELCKTVTTAYGFKLLDDFASVFDENNQINSEVVFAVQYTTDPLTNLTNNTGAVNGGNNLHLFFGMQYDVQPGMKRDVFYGRPFKRLRPTAYLLETCFKDRTNDSRYKKTFRDTWLSNNPGTNLNASFDNSKSKISFAAGDTAIFIPGYEMPKEERAKRKYQVLVPSAYNEALFPTLMKFFDTKRPDLTYEAGSRDYFVFRLADVYLMLAEAQLKAGNVSEATKAINAVRYRAGWPGKKDAMLITDADMNFELIVEERARELAGEQTRWLDLKRWGLLVERVKKYNPQAAGNVADKHYVRPIPQTQIDRSNAGVFPQNPGY, encoded by the coding sequence ATGAAATTAAAAAACATATTAAAACCAATCAAAATCTTTGGTATTGCGGCGTTGTTATGCACGACACAATCATGTAAAGATCTTTTGGATGAAACTGTAGTTTCAGGTATTGGCAACGATTACATGAATACGCCAAAAGGCTTCGAAGATGCAGTAAAATCAGCTTATTCTTCTCTTAGATATTATTATGCCACTCAACAAGGTTTAACTTTAACTGAGTATGGTACCGATATTTATGCTACTGGTGCTGATGGATCATATAAAGGTTTCCATTTCTATGATACGCAATTACAACCAACTGTTGATTACTTAATCAATACTTGGGATGAGCTTTATCGTGGTATCAATACTTGTAATGCAATTATTGATAGAGCTCCAAAAGCTACTGTGGCAGATGCCATTAAAGCTCGACGTGTAGCCGAAGCTAAGTTTTTGAGAGCTCATTATTATTATATCTTACACCAACAATTTGGTGGTGTTGATTTGAGATTGAGCGAAACACTTGCTCCAACCAAAGAAACAAAGAGAGCAACTGATGCAGAAATGTATGCTGCGATTATCAAAGACTTAAATGATGCAATTCCTGCATTAGAGGCAAAAGCACAAGCTACTGATTATGGCCGTGCTACAAAACCAGCTGCTGAAACACTTTTAGCAAAGGTTTACCTAGCAAAAGCTTATTCATCTGTTAAAGCAGCGGATGATTTTGCAAAAGCAGCCGAACTTTGTAAGACTGTTACAACAGCTTATGGTTTTAAATTATTAGATGATTTTGCAAGTGTTTTCGATGAAAATAACCAAATTAATAGCGAGGTAGTATTTGCAGTTCAATATACAACTGACCCACTTACTAACCTTACTAACAATACAGGTGCTGTAAACGGTGGAAATAACCTACACCTTTTCTTCGGTATGCAATATGACGTACAACCAGGTATGAAGCGTGATGTATTCTATGGTCGTCCATTCAAGCGTTTACGTCCAACAGCATATTTGTTAGAAACTTGTTTCAAAGACCGTACAAACGACTCACGTTATAAGAAAACTTTCCGTGATACTTGGTTGAGTAATAACCCAGGTACTAACTTAAACGCTTCGTTTGATAACTCTAAATCAAAGATTTCATTTGCAGCGGGTGATACTGCTATCTTCATTCCAGGATACGAAATGCCGAAAGAAGAGCGTGCAAAAAGAAAATACCAAGTGTTAGTACCAAGTGCTTACAACGAGGCATTATTCCCAACATTGATGAAATTCTTTGATACAAAACGCCCAGACTTAACTTATGAAGCTGGTAGCCGTGACTATTTCGTATTCCGTTTGGCTGATGTTTACTTAATGTTAGCAGAAGCACAATTAAAAGCAGGAAACGTTTCGGAAGCAACAAAAGCAATCAACGCAGTTCGTTATAGAGCTGGATGGCCTGGTAAAAAAGACGCCATGTTGATTACTGACGCAGATATGAATTTCGAACTTATCGTTGAAGAAAGAGCGAGAGAATTGGCTGGAGAACAAACTCGTTGGTTAGACTTAAAACGTTGGGGATTGTTGGTTGAACGTGTTAAAAAATACAACCCACAAGCCGCAGGAAACGTAGCTGACAAACATTATGTTCGTCCGATTCCTCAAACGCAAATCGACCGTTCGAATGCAGGGGTATTCCCTCAAAACCCAGGATACTAA